One Cryptomeria japonica unplaced genomic scaffold, Sugi_1.0 HiC_scaffold_135, whole genome shotgun sequence genomic window carries:
- the LOC131051956 gene encoding patatin-like protein 2, which translates to MSNQELLPIDVSGDVGARILSVDGGGVRGLIPVQLLKFLEKQLQKLDGEDARLADYFNIMAGTSTGGLITTMLATPEPNDHKHNRPFSTQKIEDFYLKNASLIFPQPSKWNIFHGIFGPKYNGKHLVDILEQEKFHERRLCDTATNLVIPTFDIKTQFPTIFASHEAKVDPLKNPHLMDVCLSTTAAPTYFPSHQFTTNSSDGKTQVFNLVDGGVAANNPTLIAMNLVTRAVHQDTRIVDKKEHLDHFIVLSLGTGLEEGIEWDAKKAATWGSLKWITHDGRTPLIESIMNASSDMVNIHIALMLHHVKENYLRIQEWQLKGSEAKMDLSTDENLRNLVKKGQELLDKPVRSLNLETGRPETVKNDCTNRMALTKYLL; encoded by the exons ATGTCGAATCAGGAGCTTCTTCCAATCGATGTCTCGGGGGACGTGGGTGCTAGAATCCTGAGTGTCGATGGAGGAGGAGTACGGGGTCTTATTCCTGTGCAATTGCTCAAATTCTTAGAGAAGCAGTTGCAG AAATTGGATGGGGAAGATGCCAGACTAGCAGATTATTTCAATATAATGGCAGGTACCAGCACTGGAGGTCTCATCACCACAATGTTAGCCACTCCAGAACCGAATGACCACAAACACAATCGTCCTTTTAGTACCCAGAAAATTGAAGATTTCTACTTGAAGAATGCGAGTTTGATATTTCCTCAACCAAG CAAATGGAATATTTTTCACGGCATTTTTGGTCCCAAATACAATGGCAAACATCTGGTCGATATCTTAGAACAAGAGAAATTTCACGAAAGACGGCTGTGTGATACGGCTACTAACCTGGTGATACCCACCTTCGATATCAAGACGCAGTTTCCTACAATTTTCGCCAGTCATGag GCGAAAGTAGATCCGCTGAAGAATCCACATCTAATGGACGTATGCCTCTCCACAACTGCAGCTCCTACCTATTTTCCATCTCACCAGTTTACAACAAATTCCAGTGACGGAAAGACCCAAGTTTTTAACTTAGTAGATGGAGGAGTAGCGGCTAATAATCCT accttgatagcaatgaacttaGTCACTCGAGCAGTTCATCAGGATACAAGAATAGTCGACAAAAAG GAGCACCTTGACCACTTTATTGTACTTTCTCTTGGAACGGGATTAGAAGAGGGTATTGAATGGGACGCAAAAAAGGCTGCCACATGGGGAAGCTTGAAGTGGATTACTCACGATGGAAGAACGCCTCTCATAGAATCTATCATGAATGCAAGTTCAGACATGGTCAACATTCATATAGCTTTGATGCTCCATCATGTCAAAGAAAACTATCTTAGAATCCAG GAATGGCAACTAAAAGGAAGCGAAGCAAAGATGGACCTCAGTACGGACGAGAACCTGAGGAATCTTGTGAAGAAAGGCCAGGAACTATTGGATAAGCCTGTTAGAAGTTTAAATTTGGAGACTGGGCGTCCTGAGACAGTGAAGAACGACTGCACAAACAGGATGGCATTGACTAAGTATCTCCTATAA